In one window of Megalops cyprinoides isolate fMegCyp1 chromosome 24, fMegCyp1.pri, whole genome shotgun sequence DNA:
- the LOC118771532 gene encoding histamine H3 receptor-like, giving the protein MDYTTDGSASVSTPVAFSSYTMVILAVLMVTLVVVTVIGNALVIFAFKVDRSLRRQSNYFFLNLAISDFLVGAFCIPVYIPYILTGRWMLGRALCKLWLVMDYLLCTASVFNIVLISYDRFLSVTRAVTYRAQQGLTNRPLVKMIAVWVLAFLLYGPAIIFWEAAVGKSNVPYDECFAEFYYTWYFLLCASTLEFFSPFVSVAFFNLSIYLNIRRRNKRRASQEREQNGKLSPRCSGGKLPAMLCRNSFQLKQRTVSVEIRHASLPVSQVDSASTRCAQHSRLSRDKKIAKSLAIIVCVFGICWAPYTLLMIIRAACRGRCVEHLWYEITFWLLWLNSAINPFLYPLCHQSFRRAFAKILCPKRQCMQPQIEPQSG; this is encoded by the exons ATGGATTACACTACGGACGGATCCGCGAGTGTCAGTACTCCTGTTGCTTTTTCAAGCTATACGATGGTGATACTTGCAGTGCTAATGGTAACTTTAGTCGTTGTAACGGTGATTGGAAATGCACTGGTCATATTTGCCTTTAAGGTGGATAGGAGCCTTCGAAGGCAAAGCAACTACTTTTTCTTAAACCTGGCGATATCTGATTTTCTTGTTG GTGCATTTTGCATCCCAGTCTACATCCCGTACATTCTCACAGGCAGATGGATGCTTGGGAGGGCTCTTTGCAAACTGTGGCTGGTCATGGACTACCTGCTGTGTACGGCTTCCGTCTTCAACATCGTCCTCATAAGCTATGACCGCTTCCTGTCTGTCACCAGAGCT GTAACGTACAGGGCCCAGCAAGGCCTGACCAATCGACCCCTGGTGAAGATGATCGCGGTGTGGGTGCTGGCGTTCCTCCTCTATGGCCCAGCCATCATCTTCTGGGAGGCTGCAGTCGGGAAGAGCAACGTACCCTATGACGAGTGCTTCGCCGAGTTCTACTACACGTGGTACTTCCTGCTCTGCGCTTCCACCTTGGAGTTCTTCTCCCCCTTTGTCTCCGTGGCGTTCTTCAACCTGAGCATCTACCTGAACATTCGGAGGAGGAACAAGAGGCGGGCCAGccaggagagggagcagaaCGGCAAGCTGTCCCCACGATGCAGCGGGGGGAAGCTCCCGGCCATGCTGTGCAGGAACTCCTTCCAGTTAAAGCAGAGGACGGTGTCCGTGGAGATCCGGCACGCCTCGCTGCCCGTCAGCCAGGTGGACAGCGCCTCCACCAGGTGTGCGCAGCACTCGCGCCTGTCCCGGGACAAGAAGATCGCCAAGTCGCTGGCCATCATCGTGTGCGTTTTCGGGATCTGCTGGGCGCCGTACACCCTCCTGATGATCATCAGggcagcctgcagggggcgctgtgtggAGCATCTCTGGTACGAGATCACGTTCTGGCTCCTGTGGCTAAACTCGGCCATCAACCCGTTCCTCTACCCTCTCTGTCACCAGAGTTTCAGGAGAGCTTTTGCCAAGATATTGTGTCCAAAACGACAGTGCATGCAGCCTCAAATCGAACCTCAGTCTGGTTAG